One genomic window of Sphingobacterium oryzagri includes the following:
- the fumC gene encoding class II fumarate hydratase — MSFRIEKDTMGEVQVPADKYWGAQTERSRNNFKIGPAASMPLEIVDGFAYLKKAAAYANHELGVLSVEKRDAIAAVCDEILEGKLVDEFPLVIWQTGSGTQSNMNVNEVIANRAQVLAGGKIGEGEAVLKANDDVNKSQSSNDTFPTGMHIAAYKAVVEVTIPGVEKLRDTLQRKSTEFMNVVKIGRTHLMDATPITLGQELSGYVAQLNHGIKAVKNTLEHLSELALGGTAVGTGLNTPTGYDVVVAKYIAEFTNLPFITAPNKFEALAAHDAIVETHGALKQLAVSLNKIANDIRMLASGPRSGIGEILIPENEPGSSIMPGKVNPTQCEALTMVAAQVMGNDVAITIGGTQGHYELNVFKPLMAANFLQSARLLGDACVSFEEHCAIGIEPNYARIEELVNNSLMLVTALNTKIGYYKAAEIAQTAHKNNSTLKETAIALGYVTAEEFDEWVKPEDMVGSLK; from the coding sequence ATGTCATTCAGAATAGAAAAAGACACGATGGGCGAAGTACAGGTTCCTGCAGATAAATACTGGGGAGCACAGACTGAGCGTTCACGTAACAATTTTAAAATCGGTCCTGCGGCATCTATGCCTCTAGAGATTGTAGACGGGTTTGCCTACTTAAAAAAGGCTGCTGCTTATGCCAACCATGAGCTCGGTGTTTTATCCGTAGAAAAACGCGATGCTATTGCGGCGGTATGTGATGAAATACTGGAAGGAAAGCTGGTTGATGAATTTCCACTGGTTATCTGGCAAACCGGATCGGGCACACAATCCAACATGAATGTCAACGAAGTGATTGCCAACCGCGCACAAGTATTGGCCGGTGGCAAAATAGGCGAAGGTGAAGCCGTACTGAAAGCGAATGATGACGTAAACAAATCACAATCTTCCAACGATACGTTTCCCACAGGTATGCACATCGCCGCTTACAAAGCGGTGGTTGAAGTAACCATCCCCGGCGTAGAAAAACTGCGCGATACGTTGCAACGCAAGTCTACCGAATTTATGAACGTGGTAAAAATTGGCCGTACACACTTAATGGATGCTACGCCGATCACGTTGGGACAAGAATTATCAGGTTACGTTGCGCAATTAAACCACGGTATCAAAGCGGTAAAAAACACGCTTGAGCACCTTTCCGAGCTAGCGCTTGGTGGTACTGCGGTGGGCACCGGACTGAATACGCCAACAGGCTATGACGTTGTCGTTGCCAAATATATTGCAGAGTTTACCAACTTACCGTTTATCACTGCACCGAATAAATTTGAAGCCTTGGCGGCGCACGATGCGATCGTGGAAACACATGGCGCGTTGAAGCAATTGGCCGTTTCGTTAAATAAAATTGCCAATGATATTCGCATGTTGGCTTCAGGTCCGCGTTCGGGTATTGGCGAAATCCTAATCCCGGAAAACGAACCAGGGTCATCAATCATGCCCGGCAAAGTAAACCCTACACAATGTGAAGCGCTAACGATGGTGGCAGCACAGGTGATGGGTAACGATGTGGCAATCACCATTGGTGGTACGCAAGGTCACTACGAACTCAATGTATTTAAACCGTTAATGGCAGCCAACTTCTTACAGTCAGCACGCTTACTTGGTGATGCTTGTGTATCTTTTGAAGAGCACTGTGCTATTGGTATCGAGCCAAACTATGCACGTATCGAAGAGTTGGTTAACAACTCCCTGATGCTGGTAACGGCTTTAAATACAAAAATCGGATACTACAAAGCGGCTGAGATTGCGCAAACAGCGCATAAGAACAACAGCACCTTAAAAGAGACTGCCATTGCACTGGGTTACGTTACAGCCGAGGAATTTGACGAATGGGTAAAACCGGAAGACATGGTTGGAAGCTTAAAATAA
- a CDS encoding fumarate hydratase, with amino-acid sequence MRHSEMQTEGADFLQGVWIQDSIPHQDQMMDYTLHEFRFICDSVYTTMRVRAKTQRIPDSCYKDGEWTEYAKGVYVMRGDSLIGEGIYTKENGKYKTAGCYKTGTYLPRYRVAYHDADSLVLESRFDQRPVVLRKIQGISCVPKRRWED; translated from the coding sequence GTGCGCCATTCGGAGATGCAAACCGAAGGTGCAGATTTTTTACAAGGTGTATGGATACAAGACAGCATTCCACATCAGGACCAAATGATGGACTACACCTTGCATGAATTTAGATTTATCTGTGACTCGGTATACACCACGATGCGGGTACGTGCGAAAACGCAGCGCATTCCCGACTCTTGTTATAAGGACGGCGAATGGACAGAATATGCCAAAGGTGTATATGTGATGCGCGGCGACAGCTTGATTGGCGAGGGAATCTACACCAAAGAAAACGGAAAGTACAAAACGGCCGGCTGCTATAAAACGGGCACTTACCTGCCCCGCTATCGCGTGGCTTATCATGATGCAGATTCATTAGTGTTAGAAAGCCGCTTTGATCAACGTCCGGTGGTTTTGCGCAAAATACAGGGAATATCCTGCGTGCCCAAAAGACGCTGGGAAGATTAA